The DNA sequence ATTCACAAAAAATAATTTGCTAATGAACAATACTGCCACAATTTTACTGTTGGTTTTTCTGGCCTTAACTTTTTTGCAATCCGGTTATGAAAAAGTTTTCTACTGGAAGGATAATGTTTCCTGGTTGAAGGAGCATTTTTCCAAAACAATCTTAAAAAATCAAGTACCACTAGCCCTCTTTCACCTTTTAATTTTAGAATTAATTTCGGGAATTTTATGCGTGGTTGGTGTCATACAATTGCTTACAGACAGCGGTCGTGAATTTGGCTTCTACGGCGCTATTTTCTCTTGTATTTGTTTGCTAATGATGCTCTTCGGTCAACGATTAGCCAAGGATTATGATGGTGCAAGAACCATTGTTATCTATTTTATTCCGGCAGTTATGGCGGTATATTGGCTGAATTAAATCTGCCAAGTCCTATTTTACATAATGTTTGAATAGGTAAGATAAAACATCAAATCCAAAAAAGTCTATTTATGCACTTTGATAAAGATTTGCTAACCTAACTCAATTATGAGGAAAAAAAGCCACAGAATAAAGGATTAAAATGATTAAATAATCTGTGCAAATCCTTTTAATCAGTGGCAAAAAAAACAATTAGTGCCAATTCGTGAAATTCGTGGCAAAAAAATAAATTTTTACATTAAAAAAATGAAATCAAAACATCCTGCAGAATCTCTAACTATTTTAACCGATTTAGTTTTACCAAGTGAAACAAATCCTTTGAATAACCTTTTTGGTGGTGAACTTTTGGCCCGAATGGACCGTGCGGCAAGTATCGCAGCCCGAAGACATTCGCGTCGAATTGTAGTAACAGCTTCTGTAAATCACGTTGCTTTTAACAGAGCTATTTCTTTAGGCAGCGTTGTTACCGTTGAAGCAAAAGTATCCCGTTCTTTCAAGAGTTCTATGGAAGTTTTTATAGACGTTTGGGTAGAAGACCGCGAATCTGGAAACAGAACAAAAGCCAACGAAGCCATTTACACCTTTGTTGCGGTTGACGATACCGGCAGACCGGTTGAAGTTCCGGCGATCGAACCTGAAACGGAACTTGAAAAACAGCGTTATGATGCTGCTTTACGTCGTAAACAACTGAGTTTGTTGCTTGCCGGTAAAATAAAAGCTGAGGAAGCTACAGAACTAAAAGCATTGTTTTTATAGCAATAAAACAACGTTGTAACTTCAAAAAAAAGAAGTATTTTTACAAAATTACAAGCCCTTTCAAATCTAAATCAAGACGTAATTTGCGATTTTGATTGGCTTTGAAAAAGAAAAAAATTATAACAATTTAGATGAAAGAAAAGATGAGTTCAGACAAAGAGGCCAAATTAAAAGCGCTACAACTTACGCTTGACAAACTTGATAAAACTTACGGAAAAGGAACCGTAATGAAAATGGGCGACAAAGCCATTGTAGAGGTAGAAACCATTTCTTCTGGCTCTCTTGGTGTTGATTTAGCTCTTGGGGTAAATGGTTACCCAAGAGGAAGGATCATTGAAATTTACGGGCCAGAATCGTCCGGTAAAACCACACTTACCTTACACGCGATTGCCGAAGCTCAAAAAGCGGGCGGAATTGCTGCTTTTATAGATGCTGAGCATGCTTTTGACAGAAATTATGCTGAAAAATTAGGCGTTGACATTGAAAACTTAATTATTTCTCAACCGGATAATGGAGAGCAAGCTTTAGAAATTGCAGAAAACCTGATTCGTTCAGGAGCAATTGATATTGTGGTAATTGACTCGGTTGCAGCCTTGACCCCAAAAAGTGAAATTGAAGGAGAAATGGGAGATTCAAAAATGGGTCTTCACGCTCGTTTAATGTCTCAGGCCTTAAGAAAATTAACCGGAACGATCAGCAAAACAAACTGTACGGTTTTCTTCATCAACCAGTTGAGAGAGAAAATTGGTGTAATGTTCGGAAATCCGGAAACTACAACAGGTGGTAACGCCCTAAAATTCTACGCTTCGGTACGTATTGATATTCGTCGTTCTTCACAAATTAAAGACGGAGAAAATGTAATCGGAAACAGAACCAAAGTAAAAATCGTTAAAAACAAAGTAGCTCCACCTTTCAAAACTGCCGAATTTGACATCATGTATGGCGAAGGAGTTTCAAAAACAGGAGAAATTTTAGATTTAGCTGTTGAATTTGAGATCGTTAAAAAAGCAGGATCATGGTTCAGCTATGGCGATACTAAATTAGGTCAGGGACGTGATGCCGTTAAGTCTTTAATTAAAGATAATCCGGAATTAGCTGACGAATTAGAAGCAAAAATTAAAGCGCACATTAAAGAATTAGCTAACGCATAAAACGTTACAAATCTGATTGTTGCAGATTCTTATACTATAAACCCGACCGTTCTAAAAGCGGTCGGGTTTTTTATTTTGAAAAAAAACGGAAAAAAATCTACTTCTTGACGCAACCATTTTCCTTTTTGTTCATCTAATCATTATCATGTGACTTTTATTACAAGTTAAAAATCTAATTACCAAGGCTATTTCCTTTAAAACAATTAAGGAAAAAACTAAAAAGCAATTGATTTTGATTTCGATAAAAGTATTGATAAAATAAGATTTTGAATATAAAAGGGGTTTTAAATTCAAAAGAAAACCCGGCATGATTCATACTCAATGCCGGGTTTAATATTTAATTCTTTTTACTTTTACTTTACGCTCTTAAATTCCAGTAATTTATTGTAAATCACCTGTCTTACCTGATCTCTCAGCTCTTTTCTGTTCTCGCCCGTAAGTCCTTTAGTTTCAATAAACGATAATATCTTACCTCTCATTTTACCGGGACTTCCGCTTAAAAAAGTATACGAAAATCGTTCTTTATTATCCGCAAAAACAATCGGAACAATTGGAATTTGATGCTCTATGGCCAATCTAAAAGCCCCATCCTTAAACTCGTCTAGTAAAATTGATTCATCATCAGGAACTCCGCCTTCCGGAAAAATACAGATGCTTAATCCTTGATTTAGACGATCCTGAGCTCGTTTGAAAACATCATTTTTACTCTTCGACGAATTTCTGTCTACCAAAATACAAGTTCTTTTATAGAAAAATCCGAACAACGGAATCTTTACAAGCTCCTTTTTTCCAACAAAAACAAATGGATTTTTTATAATGGCCAGCATTAACATAATGTCTGTCATTGAAGTGTGATTAGCCACAATCATATAACTTTTGCCTCTTTCAAGCTTTTGTTCCCGTTTGATTTTGTAATAGAATCCCATTCCGTAGAGGATGAATTTCGCCCAAATTCGCGCCATTCTGAAAAAATACGGATAACCACTTTCGGTTATAATCGAAGCCAGTAAAAACGGCAACATAATCAATATCGGGATGGCCATTAAAATATAAAACCAAATGCGCCAAATGACCCAAAAAACAATTTTTATTCCTTTCATGGTTTCAAAAGTAATAAATCGAAGGTGATTTATTATAAAAGAATTTATTTTCGTAAAAACTTTGCCAACTTTACGCCAAAGAACAAATAAACTTTGTGTACTTTACAAAAAACTTTGCGAACTTTGCGACCAGGAAAATAAACCTGGCAAACTTTCCAATTAAAAAATACGAAATTTAGGGTTAAAATCAACAATAAACCATGCGAACTTTGCGGTTAAAACCTTGCATCTTTGCGGTTAAGAGAAAACTAGAATGGCAAAAATACTTACCGGTGTTCAAAGTACAGGAACACCACATTTAGGCAACTTATTGGGAGCAATTATTCCCGCAATTGAATTATCTAACAATCCGGCAAACGAATCTTTTTTGTTTATCGCTGATTTACATTCGATTACACAAATCAAAGATGGTAAAACATTAAGAGAAAACACCTACAGTACAGCAGCAGCTTGGTTGGCCTGTGGTTTAAATCCCGATAAAGTTACTTTTTACAGACAGTCTGATGTCGCTCAAACAGCAGAACTAACCTGGTATTTAAGCTGTTTTTTTCCATTTCAACGTCTGACATTGGCCCATTCTTTCAAAGATAAAGCAGATCGTTTAGACGATGTAAACGCCGGACTTTTTACTTATCCGATGTTAATGGCTGCTGATATTTTATTGTATGACGCTCAATTTGTTCCCGTTGGAAAAGACCAATTACAGCACTTGGAAATTACTCGTGATGTAGCCTCTCGTTTCAATCACCAAATGGGTGAAACTTTTGTAATTCCTGAGGCTATAATTCAGGAAGACGGCATGTTGATCCCCGGAACTAATGGCGGAAAAATGAGTAAATCTGCTAATAATATTATCAATATTTTCCTTGACGATAAAACCTTACGCAAGCAGATAATGAGCATCGAGACAGACAGTACGCCACTTGAAGATCCAAAAAATCCGGACACTTGTAATGCCTTTGCTATCTATTCATTACTGGGCACCGAAGCACAAATTGCCGAAATGAGAGCCAATTATTTGGGCGGAAACTATGGTTATGGACATGCCAAACAAGCCTTGTTTGAATTGATCACAGAAAAATTCAAAACCGAAAGAGAAAAATACAATTACTATATCACTAACCTTACTGAAGTAGAATTACTTTTGAAAAAAGGAGCTGATAAAGCAGCACTCATCGCGAACGGTGTTTTACAACGTGCCCGCATTAAACTAGGCTTTGAACCATCATAATTAGTCGTTTTAAGATATTATTTATCCCTTTTCGAGCACAAAGCTTGGAAAGGGATTTTTGTTTGAAAAAATCACCGAAATCCAGCATTTTATATATGTCCTTTCTAACTTATATTTACGAGAAACAGAAAAGACGTTATTCTTAATAAAACATTAAAATTTACTCAAAAAAATAACTACTTAGCTAATCTTGCCATAAAGAAAATCACTCTTAAAACAAGAACAATTATTCCTACTATTGCCCATGGCGACATACCTGAATCACTTGACGATGATGTTGTTTCATATGATTCCGTAAGTTTTTCTCTGTTTGCTTTTAAAAAACTATCCAATTCCGGATTAAGGGCATTATAATTACTCATCGCAATTATTGTAGCTTCCGTAAAAATCGATTTTATTTCTTGATTTAAAATGGGGCTGGTTATTTTATTTTGCAGCAATCTAATTTTCATATCTGTATCAACTGATTTAAAATTTGCAAGCAAAGCATAAAAAGGTCTGAATTTTATAAAATAAATAGACTTAATATTGTGATCCCCCATCGAAAAATTTTGATCTAACTTGTCTAAAACAAAATCTAATTTACCTGTAACTCTCTCACGCAAAAAGTCTAATGATTCTTCCGGCAAATATTCTTTGACCATTAAAATGTCTTCAATAGCTTCAAAATCGTTCTGAGCCATTCTTTCCTCAATAAACAACGTCAATGCTTCTGATAAAAATCTAATAATGAATACTTTTACGGCCTCTAAACTAACTGAGACAGCATTATCAGAACTAAATCTATTACGTGAATAATTTTTCTTAGAAAATAAATTATAAAGTATTCGATTATTTGAAATAGACAAAAGCTCATTTGGAAATTCATTCATTGCTAAAATCAAATTTGAAGCTACACTTGAATCTAAATTGGAATGCTGTGCACGTTCAATTTCAAATTGTTTCTGAATTTTTGCAATATCCTCAGGGTTAAATTCTCTTAAATTTGTTCTATAAATTCCGGCATTTTCGAATAATTCAATAATATTCATTAAAAAAGGGTTAAAAGTGAGGGGCAAAAATAAAATTTTAATATTTCAAACCTAATCTAATTAAAAATAAAGATCAAATAGCCTCAAACAATTTACCCGGTAAAGGTCTTATTACTCCCTTAAGCTCCATTTTTAAAAGGATTCCGGAAATTTTATAAACAGGAAAATCACAACGAAGCGCAATGATATCCAGTACTTCTTTTCCGTTTTTTATTAGAAAATCGTAAATGTTTTGTTCCTCTGTATCTAAAGCTACAAACAGCTGTTTCTGAACTGGTTTTGCTTTATTTTCAATATCCCAGTTCAGCATGTAGATCAAATCGGCCGCACTGGTAAGCACGTTGGCCTTCTGGGTTTTAATCAGATCATTGCAACCCTTACTGTACACATCTGTAACGCGGCCCGGAACAGCAAAAACATCACGGTTGTACTCATTTGCAAAATGGGCTGTAATGAGCGACCCTCCCCGATCTGCAGATTCAATTACAATTGTGGCCTCCGAGATTCCGGCAACAATGCGATTTCGACGAACAAAATTTTCCCTGTCCGGATTAGACGAACTCCAAAACTCGGTAATAAAACCCCCTTTTTCTTCCATTCGGCCGATATACTTTTTGTGCGCTTTAGGGTAAACCTGATTTAATCCGTGGGCTAAAACACCAATGGTCTGTAAGTTGTTGTCCATTGCAAACTGATGCGCCACAATATCAACTCCATAGGCAAAACCACTAACAATTACGGGATCCAATGGTGCTAAATCTTCCAGTAGTGTCCTACAAAATTCCAAACCATAGGAGGTAATCTGACGCGTTCCGACTATACTAATTATCTTTCTCTTTTTTAAATCAATATTTCCTGCAGAAAAAATCAAAACCGGCGCATCAAAACAATGTTTCAGACGCTCCGGATACTGTTCTTCCTGAAAAAAAGAAACCTTTACCGTATTTGCTTTTATAAATTCTAATTCGACATTTGCCTTTTCAAAAACGGTTTTGTCTTTTATATTTTTCAATAAAACAGAGCCGATTCCGTCAATAGCAGCTAGCTGATTGGTTTTCGTTTTAAAAAAAGCCTCCGCACTACCACAATGCAGCAACAATCTTTTAGCCAAAATATCTCCAACTCCATCCACTTTAAGTAGGGCTAATAAATAAAATAATTCCTGATCTGACATCTTGCTAAAATATTATGTAAAATAGAGTCTATTAAAAACTCGATTTGAGGCAGCAAATATCTATAAATTAAAGTAATTTCTTAATAAAAAATAAGATAAATCGTTTTCGCACCCTATTCAACATGAAGCAAAAACACTTAACCATTTGAAAGTTAATTGTATATAAAATAAAGCGAATTGTTAATAACAATTGTGAATAAAATTTTGATAACTATATTCATTACCTAACTTTGTTACTATGAAAATCGAAACTTACATATCGCAGTTATTGTATCGTTATCAGTGTGTAACGGTTCCAGGGTTTGGAGCATTTCTAACCGAAAATCACCCGGCAAGACTTAATGAAAGCACCAATTCGTTTTCTCCACCTAAGAAAACGATCGCATTCAATAGTCTTTTAAAAAACAATGACGGATTATTAGCCAATCATATCGCTCAGACTGAAAATACTTCTTATGGTTTTGCCGTAAGTGCTATTACACATGAAGTTCTAAATTGGAAAAAAATATTAGACGAACATGGTGTTCTGAATTTTAAAAACATTGGTGATATTCGTCTAAACGCTGATCAAAACATGGTTTTTACACCTAATGATCAGACCAACTTCTTATCTACTTCTTTTGGGTTAAGTCCGTTTGTTTCTCCTGTAGTAAAAAGAGAACTGTTCGAGAAAAAACTGGAAAAAATGGAAGAAAGAGAAACGGTTGCTTTATACGAAAATGAAGAGCACGTTAGAACTTCAAAACCATACTTGAGATATGCTGCTATTTTTGTTCTAGGTTTAGGAATTACCGGAAGTATCGGATATCCTTTGTACCAGAATCAAATTGCAAGTCAGACTCTTATTGTAGAAAGTGCTGTACAGAAAAAAGTACAAAACAAAATCCAGGAAGCGACCTTTTTTATACAAAGTCCATTACCGGCTGTAACACTTTCAGTAGATTCTGCTAAAACTGCAACTGAAGAAGTAGAAATAAAAACAATGCCTTACCACATTATGGCAGGTGCTTTCAGAAGCGAACAAAATGCCAGAAAAGCCTATAATCAATTGGTAAAAGACGGCTACAAAGCCAGAATGCTTGGCGAAAACAAACATGGTCTGTTTCCTGTTTTATACGGAAGTTATGCCACTATGAATGAAGCACAAAAAGCACAGAAAGAAATTCAAAAAGGAGAAAATCCGGATGCCTGGATTTTAGTCGAAACGTTATAAATTTTCAATTGCCACTTACTTAACTAAATCCTTTTTTCTTAAACCGAAAAAAGGATTTTTTATTTATACTCGTGCCAGTTTTACAAAATCTACTTCTCGTATATCTGTTCCAGGTGAAAATAACTTTTGCCTTCAAAAGTTTAATTATTTATGAAAGTTTGTTGAAATGAAAATGATATTTTTTATAATTACTGGCCAGACGCT is a window from the Flavobacterium cupriresistens genome containing:
- a CDS encoding acyl-CoA thioesterase, with amino-acid sequence MKSKHPAESLTILTDLVLPSETNPLNNLFGGELLARMDRAASIAARRHSRRIVVTASVNHVAFNRAISLGSVVTVEAKVSRSFKSSMEVFIDVWVEDRESGNRTKANEAIYTFVAVDDTGRPVEVPAIEPETELEKQRYDAALRRKQLSLLLAGKIKAEEATELKALFL
- the recA gene encoding recombinase RecA; this translates as MSSDKEAKLKALQLTLDKLDKTYGKGTVMKMGDKAIVEVETISSGSLGVDLALGVNGYPRGRIIEIYGPESSGKTTLTLHAIAEAQKAGGIAAFIDAEHAFDRNYAEKLGVDIENLIISQPDNGEQALEIAENLIRSGAIDIVVIDSVAALTPKSEIEGEMGDSKMGLHARLMSQALRKLTGTISKTNCTVFFINQLREKIGVMFGNPETTTGGNALKFYASVRIDIRRSSQIKDGENVIGNRTKVKIVKNKVAPPFKTAEFDIMYGEGVSKTGEILDLAVEFEIVKKAGSWFSYGDTKLGQGRDAVKSLIKDNPELADELEAKIKAHIKELANA
- a CDS encoding lysophospholipid acyltransferase family protein; this encodes MKGIKIVFWVIWRIWFYILMAIPILIMLPFLLASIITESGYPYFFRMARIWAKFILYGMGFYYKIKREQKLERGKSYMIVANHTSMTDIMLMLAIIKNPFVFVGKKELVKIPLFGFFYKRTCILVDRNSSKSKNDVFKRAQDRLNQGLSICIFPEGGVPDDESILLDEFKDGAFRLAIEHQIPIVPIVFADNKERFSYTFLSGSPGKMRGKILSFIETKGLTGENRKELRDQVRQVIYNKLLEFKSVK
- the trpS gene encoding tryptophan--tRNA ligase; this encodes MAKILTGVQSTGTPHLGNLLGAIIPAIELSNNPANESFLFIADLHSITQIKDGKTLRENTYSTAAAWLACGLNPDKVTFYRQSDVAQTAELTWYLSCFFPFQRLTLAHSFKDKADRLDDVNAGLFTYPMLMAADILLYDAQFVPVGKDQLQHLEITRDVASRFNHQMGETFVIPEAIIQEDGMLIPGTNGGKMSKSANNIINIFLDDKTLRKQIMSIETDSTPLEDPKNPDTCNAFAIYSLLGTEAQIAEMRANYLGGNYGYGHAKQALFELITEKFKTEREKYNYYITNLTEVELLLKKGADKAALIANGVLQRARIKLGFEPS
- the dprA gene encoding DNA-processing protein DprA, coding for MSDQELFYLLALLKVDGVGDILAKRLLLHCGSAEAFFKTKTNQLAAIDGIGSVLLKNIKDKTVFEKANVELEFIKANTVKVSFFQEEQYPERLKHCFDAPVLIFSAGNIDLKKRKIISIVGTRQITSYGLEFCRTLLEDLAPLDPVIVSGFAYGVDIVAHQFAMDNNLQTIGVLAHGLNQVYPKAHKKYIGRMEEKGGFITEFWSSSNPDRENFVRRNRIVAGISEATIVIESADRGGSLITAHFANEYNRDVFAVPGRVTDVYSKGCNDLIKTQKANVLTSAADLIYMLNWDIENKAKPVQKQLFVALDTEEQNIYDFLIKNGKEVLDIIALRCDFPVYKISGILLKMELKGVIRPLPGKLFEAI
- a CDS encoding SPOR domain-containing protein, which translates into the protein MKIETYISQLLYRYQCVTVPGFGAFLTENHPARLNESTNSFSPPKKTIAFNSLLKNNDGLLANHIAQTENTSYGFAVSAITHEVLNWKKILDEHGVLNFKNIGDIRLNADQNMVFTPNDQTNFLSTSFGLSPFVSPVVKRELFEKKLEKMEERETVALYENEEHVRTSKPYLRYAAIFVLGLGITGSIGYPLYQNQIASQTLIVESAVQKKVQNKIQEATFFIQSPLPAVTLSVDSAKTATEEVEIKTMPYHIMAGAFRSEQNARKAYNQLVKDGYKARMLGENKHGLFPVLYGSYATMNEAQKAQKEIQKGENPDAWILVETL